A stretch of Elusimicrobiota bacterium DNA encodes these proteins:
- a CDS encoding response regulator — MTDPGKLIELDVKPRPRIIVADDEQDIATLIEDWLSDAYEVTVALNGKAAIQKAIWQRPDVILCDIVMPDMGGYEVARALQANPTTQGVPMIVMTAKNYDDSTVRMIKAEPNVLGFINKPFKPSELIKMIQSVMAGQRTFQATSSGGEAETPSLVIKAPATAPDFPPRSAVGAVPSPHSYETRLAARVEDRSESRMSPGGSAVPNAVFTAGGRSGAPPAFRGLASDDEPIGDRPSVVRRGAKALWGAAWRLTLLGLGLGVFGEVLCRWTEGAIGEPVFLPPLRSARHKELPYQFEPNAQWASDGLVYRVNSWGLRDRDFPLVAPPDTLRVLLLGGTAAFGSRTADNDTLARQLENALRSSGVRPGQTLQVINATHWAFSPADQWAYVEKEAFQFRPQIIAWIIEPRSADLPSGRGLRKLAAWYGLARGPLAQSRLVSVLGLRAAALIGEAPAPSLDTLVKKAQAFSQSEGVRLLLWSSSALPSTPGGAVRLAFGGAGLPSLPSDAAARVAAGIVAVLRGDAPSVPAKK, encoded by the coding sequence ATGACGGATCCCGGAAAACTCATCGAACTGGACGTCAAACCGCGCCCCCGAATTATCGTGGCCGACGATGAACAAGACATCGCCACCCTTATCGAGGATTGGCTTTCCGACGCCTATGAAGTCACCGTGGCCTTGAACGGCAAAGCGGCCATTCAGAAGGCGATTTGGCAACGGCCCGACGTCATCCTGTGCGACATTGTCATGCCGGACATGGGCGGCTACGAGGTGGCGCGCGCCCTCCAAGCCAACCCCACCACCCAAGGCGTTCCCATGATCGTCATGACGGCCAAAAATTACGACGATTCGACCGTCCGGATGATCAAGGCCGAACCCAACGTCTTGGGGTTTATCAACAAGCCCTTTAAGCCGAGCGAGTTGATCAAAATGATTCAGTCGGTCATGGCCGGTCAACGCACCTTTCAGGCCACGTCGTCGGGCGGGGAGGCCGAAACGCCCTCCCTGGTGATCAAGGCCCCGGCCACCGCGCCGGACTTTCCGCCGCGCTCGGCGGTCGGCGCGGTGCCGTCGCCCCACAGCTACGAAACGCGGTTGGCCGCTCGGGTGGAGGACCGCTCGGAATCTCGGATGTCCCCCGGGGGGTCCGCGGTACCGAACGCGGTTTTTACCGCCGGCGGCCGATCCGGGGCGCCTCCCGCTTTTCGCGGATTGGCTTCCGATGACGAGCCCATTGGGGATCGCCCTTCCGTCGTTCGAAGGGGGGCCAAAGCCCTTTGGGGCGCCGCCTGGCGGCTGACCCTCTTGGGCCTGGGGCTTGGGGTTTTCGGCGAGGTCCTTTGTCGTTGGACGGAAGGGGCCATTGGCGAACCGGTGTTCCTACCGCCTTTACGGTCCGCTCGTCACAAAGAACTTCCGTACCAGTTTGAACCCAACGCCCAATGGGCCTCCGACGGTCTTGTCTATCGCGTGAATTCCTGGGGCCTGCGCGATCGGGATTTCCCTCTGGTGGCGCCCCCCGACACCCTGCGCGTCCTGCTCCTGGGAGGGACGGCGGCTTTCGGATCGCGCACCGCCGACAACGACACCCTGGCCCGGCAATTGGAAAACGCCCTGCGATCGTCGGGGGTGCGGCCGGGGCAAACCCTTCAAGTGATCAACGCGACCCACTGGGCCTTTTCCCCGGCCGATCAGTGGGCGTACGTGGAAAAAGAGGCCTTCCAGTTTCGCCCCCAGATTATCGCCTGGATCATCGAGCCCCGATCGGCCGATTTGCCCTCGGGCCGAGGCCTCAGGAAGTTGGCCGCGTGGTATGGGTTGGCTCGGGGGCCGCTGGCCCAGAGCCGGTTGGTGAGCGTGCTCGGCCTTCGGGCCGCGGCGTTAATTGGGGAAGCCCCGGCGCCTTCGTTGGACACCCTGGTGAAAAAAGCCCAGGCGTTCAGCCAGTCGGAGGGCGTCCGCTTGCTTCTGTGGTCGTCCAGCGCCTTGCCCTCCACGCCGGGCGGCGCGGTGCGGTTGGCGTTCGGGGGGGCCGGGTTGCCCTCGTTGCCGTCGGACGCCGCCGCGCGGGTGGCCGCGGGCATTGTCGCGGTCCTGCGCGGAGACGCGCCGTCGGTCCCCGCCAAGAAATGA
- a CDS encoding prepilin-type N-terminal cleavage/methylation domain-containing protein: MKKVAKGFTLIELMIVVAIIGILAAIAIPKFADLVTKSKEASIKGSLGTIRSAVSIYYSDQEGVYPASGSLAVSLTSGSRYLQDMPYVQIPQTAYGHGRVNTETVNGPDAGNWLYAPGSGQVVVNCTHTDTKSSTWSSW, translated from the coding sequence ATGAAAAAGGTCGCGAAAGGGTTCACCCTGATCGAATTGATGATCGTGGTGGCAATCATTGGTATCTTGGCGGCTATCGCCATCCCTAAATTCGCCGACCTCGTGACGAAGTCGAAAGAAGCCAGCATCAAGGGCAGCTTGGGAACCATCCGCAGCGCCGTGAGTATTTACTACTCCGACCAGGAAGGCGTGTATCCCGCCTCGGGTTCCTTGGCGGTATCGTTAACGTCGGGCTCGCGTTACCTGCAGGACATGCCTTACGTGCAGATCCCGCAGACCGCGTACGGACACGGCCGCGTGAACACCGAGACCGTGAACGGACCCGACGCTGGGAACTGGTTGTATGCCCCGGGATCCGGTCAAGTGGTGGTCAACTGCACGCACACCGACACCAAGAGCTCGACCTGGAGCAGCTGGTAA
- the tadA gene encoding Flp pilus assembly complex ATPase component TadA, giving the protein MSKNGPKKRLGDILIQEGLITAIQLERAVEAQRTKGGKLGDLLIGLGFCTEEDVLSVLSKRSGYGYLTALSTRSAVPPAVLAHIPAALAWSKNLVPVAKEGNVLSVAVADPFAEFDSIGELKIQTGCDIKLVLASESEIQKAVARYYPDKKDVVAVTEAGPASEAMDTVIGALVENAAKAGADHIFLEPGARALHVRYRSKSGLQTRPDVPLAHQASLVARLKTLARLNVGECWVPQVGRLRWTASGRSMDLTVTTLPTSLGEKVVFKLVDAERAMPLDLEKLGLEGESRAHFEKMLEAKKGLVLAVGPTGSGKSSTLHAALARLSDPSRHLVSVEDPVERYLDGVSQLQARPDARLTLASGVHILRRLGPDVLYVSDLRDLPTAEAALQASSECLVLAALTASSALAGIERMWELGVSAAQLAQALVGVLGQRLVRTVCPHCREPHTFSLRQLMAQGVGSQEMRAAKRADSFTLYRGRGCGQCLGTGFLGAAAVFELLPATDAVRRLMWEKAGRAALARETSERVTLREAAVNKALAGLTTIDEALRVGDQS; this is encoded by the coding sequence ATGTCGAAAAACGGTCCCAAAAAACGGCTCGGGGACATTTTGATTCAAGAAGGCCTCATCACCGCCATTCAGTTGGAGCGGGCGGTGGAAGCCCAACGCACCAAAGGCGGAAAACTGGGCGATCTGCTGATCGGGCTGGGGTTCTGCACGGAAGAGGACGTGTTGTCCGTCTTGTCCAAACGGTCGGGATACGGTTACCTCACGGCCCTCTCCACCCGCTCCGCGGTGCCGCCCGCGGTTCTGGCCCACATCCCGGCCGCTTTGGCCTGGTCGAAAAATTTGGTCCCCGTGGCCAAGGAAGGCAACGTCCTATCCGTGGCCGTGGCGGACCCCTTTGCGGAGTTTGATTCCATCGGCGAGTTGAAAATACAAACCGGGTGCGACATCAAGCTCGTTCTCGCCTCGGAATCGGAAATTCAAAAAGCCGTGGCCCGCTATTACCCCGACAAAAAAGACGTCGTGGCCGTGACCGAGGCCGGGCCCGCCTCGGAGGCCATGGACACGGTCATCGGCGCCTTGGTGGAAAACGCGGCCAAGGCCGGCGCCGATCACATTTTTCTGGAGCCCGGCGCCCGGGCGCTGCACGTGCGCTACCGGAGCAAGTCCGGACTTCAAACCCGCCCCGACGTTCCTTTGGCCCACCAGGCCTCCCTCGTGGCGCGCCTAAAAACCTTGGCCCGGTTGAACGTCGGCGAATGTTGGGTGCCTCAAGTGGGCCGCCTTCGGTGGACCGCGTCGGGCCGTTCCATGGACCTGACCGTGACGACGCTCCCCACGTCCTTGGGGGAAAAAGTCGTTTTCAAATTGGTCGACGCGGAACGGGCCATGCCGCTGGATCTGGAAAAACTCGGGTTGGAGGGGGAGTCCCGGGCCCATTTTGAAAAAATGCTCGAGGCGAAGAAGGGCCTCGTCCTCGCGGTGGGACCCACGGGGTCGGGCAAAAGCAGCACCCTTCACGCGGCCCTGGCCCGGTTGAGCGACCCGTCGCGCCACCTGGTCTCCGTCGAGGATCCCGTCGAACGGTATTTGGACGGGGTCTCCCAACTGCAGGCCCGGCCCGACGCGCGGTTGACGCTGGCCTCCGGGGTTCATATCCTCCGTCGGTTGGGGCCCGACGTCCTTTACGTTTCCGATTTGCGGGATTTGCCGACGGCCGAAGCCGCCCTTCAAGCGTCCTCCGAGTGTCTGGTGCTGGCCGCCTTGACCGCTTCCTCCGCCTTGGCCGGCATCGAGCGAATGTGGGAGTTGGGCGTGTCGGCGGCCCAGCTGGCCCAGGCGCTCGTCGGCGTTCTCGGTCAACGGTTGGTTCGGACCGTTTGCCCCCATTGCCGGGAGCCCCACACGTTTTCTCTTCGACAACTGATGGCCCAGGGAGTCGGGAGCCAAGAAATGCGGGCCGCGAAGCGGGCGGATTCCTTTACCCTGTACCGGGGCCGGGGGTGCGGCCAATGCCTGGGGACCGGTTTTTTGGGCGCGGCGGCGGTCTTTGAGTTGTTGCCGGCGACGGACGCGGTCCGTCGGTTGATGTGGGAAAAAGCGGGACGCGCCGCCTTGGCGCGGGAAACCTCGGAACGGGTGACGCTCCGCGAGGCGGCGGTGAACAAAGCCCTGGCGGGTCTCACGACGATCGACGAAGCGTTGCGGGTCGGCGACCAAAGTTGA
- a CDS encoding type II secretion system F family protein has translation MPQFAYKARAVSGSVLSGTMEASGQRAAIDQLRGQRLIVLEINESTPGLIDAIKKSALFKPKVAQKDIVLFSRQLSTLVSAGVALVSGLNILQEQIINKTFRDIVLKVKEDIESGLPIADALKKHPDAFTDLYVAMIKAGEVGGILDVILERLSNYLEAAEQLRGKVKGAMMYPAVVSTIAAAVTVFLLVGVIPTFKEIFSSFGAELPLPTRIVIGISEALQQQWYVFVGVPVGGFFLFKRWVKTEKGAEIFDTQVLKFPLFGPMLRKVAVAKFTRTLGTLVKSGVPILQAMETVAQTAGNKVIEKAVMSARESIREGERIAEPLKKSGVFPPMVVQMIAVGEETGNMDIMLNKIADFYDQEVDVAVKGLTSMIEPIVIVLMGIVIGGIVIAMFIPMFELGQLAGKQG, from the coding sequence ATGCCCCAATTCGCCTACAAAGCCCGCGCCGTCTCCGGAAGCGTTCTCTCCGGAACGATGGAAGCCAGCGGTCAACGCGCCGCCATTGATCAATTGCGCGGCCAGCGGCTCATCGTTCTTGAAATCAACGAAAGCACGCCCGGGTTAATCGACGCGATCAAAAAGTCGGCCCTGTTCAAGCCCAAAGTCGCGCAAAAAGACATCGTGCTCTTTTCGCGCCAGCTCTCAACCTTGGTGTCGGCGGGCGTCGCCCTGGTCTCGGGGTTGAACATCCTTCAGGAACAAATCATCAACAAAACCTTTCGCGACATCGTCCTGAAAGTCAAAGAAGACATCGAATCCGGCCTCCCCATCGCCGACGCGCTGAAAAAGCACCCGGACGCCTTCACGGATTTGTACGTGGCCATGATCAAGGCCGGCGAAGTGGGCGGTATTTTGGACGTCATCTTGGAACGTTTGTCCAACTACTTGGAAGCCGCGGAGCAGCTGCGCGGAAAAGTCAAAGGCGCCATGATGTATCCCGCGGTGGTCAGCACCATCGCCGCCGCGGTGACCGTGTTTCTGCTGGTCGGCGTTATCCCCACGTTCAAGGAGATTTTTTCCAGCTTCGGCGCCGAATTGCCGCTGCCGACCCGAATCGTCATCGGGATTTCGGAAGCGCTCCAGCAACAGTGGTATGTTTTTGTGGGCGTTCCCGTGGGGGGATTCTTCCTTTTCAAGCGCTGGGTGAAAACCGAAAAGGGGGCGGAAATCTTCGATACCCAGGTTCTTAAATTCCCCCTCTTTGGTCCCATGTTGCGAAAAGTGGCCGTGGCCAAATTCACCCGGACGTTGGGAACGTTGGTCAAGTCCGGCGTCCCGATTTTACAGGCCATGGAAACCGTGGCTCAAACGGCGGGCAACAAAGTCATTGAAAAAGCGGTCATGAGCGCCCGGGAGTCGATCCGGGAAGGCGAGCGCATCGCGGAACCGCTGAAAAAATCCGGGGTGTTCCCGCCCATGGTGGTTCAGATGATCGCCGTCGGTGAAGAGACCGGGAACATGGACATCATGCTGAACAAGATCGCCGATTTCTACGACCAGGAAGTGGACGTGGCCGTCAAGGGGTTGACGTCCATGATCGAACCCATCGTGATCGTTTTGATGGGCATCGTGATCGGCGGCATCGTCATCGCGATGTTCATCCCCATGTTTGAATTGGGTCAGCTGGCGGGCAAGCAGGGGTGA
- a CDS encoding phosphotransacetylase, with the protein MSHPRVILGKRGEKSPGTSPFWEEFRRRSAARGRRILLPEATDPRVLSAAVFLKREGLARPVLVGDPAAVRVAAAGGGHPLDGIEILDSTEAAPRAAFAQALFERRKAKGTTPEEAARLVEDPLYWSAMALAAGRADGVVGGAVRTTADTVRAGFAGLGLAPGADIVFGAFFMECPHAAGGPRRLLLADAAVSPHPSPRALGAVGVAAAEFFKRHTGETPRVAYLSFSTLGSAEDDSVTAVRQAAAHAKKKAPALSVDGEWQADAALVDHIARQKGVPDGPAAGSANVLIFPDLNAGNIGYKLVQHLGGARAVGPFLVGLAKPMADLSRGCTDEDIVDTVALTSLLD; encoded by the coding sequence GTGTCCCATCCCCGCGTTATTCTTGGGAAACGCGGCGAGAAATCGCCCGGAACCTCCCCGTTTTGGGAAGAATTTCGTCGACGCTCGGCCGCGCGCGGTCGCCGGATTCTTCTGCCGGAAGCCACGGACCCGCGGGTGTTGTCGGCGGCTGTTTTTTTAAAGCGCGAAGGCCTGGCGCGGCCGGTATTGGTGGGCGATCCCGCGGCCGTCCGCGTCGCGGCCGCCGGCGGGGGCCACCCCCTGGACGGCATTGAGATTTTGGATTCCACGGAAGCGGCCCCGCGGGCCGCCTTCGCCCAAGCGCTCTTTGAACGGCGAAAAGCCAAAGGAACGACGCCCGAGGAAGCGGCGCGTTTGGTGGAGGATCCTTTATACTGGTCCGCGATGGCCCTGGCGGCCGGACGGGCCGACGGGGTCGTGGGGGGCGCCGTGCGCACCACGGCGGACACCGTGCGCGCGGGGTTCGCCGGGTTGGGCCTCGCTCCCGGGGCCGACATTGTTTTCGGGGCCTTTTTCATGGAGTGCCCCCACGCGGCGGGCGGTCCGCGGCGGTTGTTGTTGGCGGACGCGGCGGTGTCGCCCCATCCGTCCCCCCGGGCCCTGGGCGCCGTGGGCGTGGCGGCGGCGGAATTTTTCAAACGTCACACGGGCGAAACGCCCCGGGTTGCCTATTTGAGTTTTTCCACCTTGGGAAGCGCGGAAGACGATTCCGTGACGGCGGTTCGGCAGGCGGCGGCCCACGCGAAGAAAAAAGCGCCGGCGTTGTCGGTGGACGGCGAATGGCAGGCGGACGCGGCGCTCGTGGACCACATCGCCCGGCAAAAAGGCGTGCCCGACGGCCCCGCGGCGGGATCGGCGAACGTCTTGATCTTTCCGGATTTGAACGCGGGAAACATCGGCTACAAGCTGGTGCAGCATTTGGGCGGCGCCCGGGCGGTGGGCCCCTTTCTGGTGGGCCTCGCCAAACCCATGGCCGATTTGTCCCGCGGGTGCACGGACGAAGACATCGTGGACACGGTCGCGTTGACGTCGCTTTTGGACTGA
- the coaD gene encoding pantetheine-phosphate adenylyltransferase — protein MSNQGRIVVYPGSFDPVTNGHLDIIHRARHIFDHVIVAVTQNSSKNSLFTVQERVDLLTAALKKEIRSNAVTVDTFSGLLVDYCRRRKAVAVARGLRALSDFEYEFQMALMNRHLAPKLETVFLMPDEKYTYLSSTLLKEIVRLGGDVGRFVPAALVPKIRQKLAGRG, from the coding sequence GTGAGCAACCAGGGCCGCATCGTTGTCTATCCGGGCAGCTTCGATCCCGTCACCAACGGTCATTTGGACATCATCCATCGGGCCCGCCATATTTTCGACCACGTCATCGTCGCCGTCACCCAAAACAGCTCCAAAAATTCCCTTTTCACGGTCCAGGAACGGGTGGACCTGTTGACCGCCGCCCTGAAAAAAGAAATCCGATCCAACGCCGTGACGGTGGACACTTTCTCGGGGCTTCTCGTGGACTACTGTCGGCGGCGAAAGGCGGTGGCCGTGGCCCGGGGGCTTCGGGCTCTTTCGGATTTTGAATACGAATTTCAAATGGCCCTCATGAATCGGCACCTGGCCCCGAAACTGGAAACGGTGTTTCTCATGCCCGACGAGAAATACACCTACCTTTCCTCCACCCTTTTAAAGGAGATCGTTCGTTTGGGCGGCGACGTGGGCCGGTTTGTGCCCGCCGCGCTGGTGCCCAAAATCCGCCAAAAATTGGCGGGGCGGGGATAG
- a CDS encoding prepilin peptidase, with protein sequence MEMNTGPLTPLVKMLLSGMAGAALGSFANVCICRVPRGESVVFPGSHCPGCRAPIPWYRNIPLLSFLLLRGRCAGCRRPISCQYPLVEALTGLLFALLAGRWSGTSFVFWMGAVFTLVLVIVSGIDYHLKIIPDVFSLGLLGAGLVLTPLNPLLAEGLAARVLHGFAGALTGFSLMWTLGYVGTKTFGKEALGGGDVKLMAGVGSLLGASGVFAAVFAASLFGTVLFLAMKALRRMAWGTYLPFGPFLAAGAWIYLMFPGVWDRWWAF encoded by the coding sequence GTGGAAATGAACACGGGGCCGTTAACGCCCCTCGTTAAGATGTTGTTGTCCGGGATGGCCGGCGCGGCGTTGGGCAGTTTCGCCAACGTGTGCATTTGTCGCGTTCCCCGGGGGGAATCCGTTGTTTTCCCCGGTTCCCATTGCCCCGGCTGCCGGGCGCCGATTCCCTGGTATCGGAACATTCCGCTTTTGAGTTTCCTGCTCTTGCGGGGCCGATGCGCCGGGTGCCGGCGCCCCATTTCGTGCCAATACCCCCTGGTGGAGGCGTTGACCGGCTTATTGTTCGCCCTCTTGGCCGGACGCTGGTCGGGGACCTCCTTTGTTTTTTGGATGGGCGCTGTTTTCACGCTTGTTTTGGTCATCGTCTCTGGGATCGATTATCACTTGAAAATCATTCCGGACGTTTTTTCCCTGGGATTGCTCGGGGCGGGATTGGTATTGACGCCCTTGAACCCGCTTTTGGCGGAGGGCCTGGCGGCCCGCGTTCTCCACGGTTTTGCCGGGGCGTTGACGGGGTTTTCCTTGATGTGGACGTTGGGTTACGTCGGAACGAAAACCTTCGGCAAGGAAGCCCTGGGCGGGGGCGACGTCAAATTGATGGCCGGCGTGGGAAGCCTTCTGGGCGCTTCGGGAGTGTTCGCGGCGGTTTTCGCCGCGTCCTTGTTCGGCACGGTTTTGTTTCTGGCGATGAAAGCTCTCCGCCGCATGGCGTGGGGCACGTATTTGCCTTTCGGGCCCTTCCTGGCCGCCGGAGCGTGGATTTACTTGATGTTTCCCGGCGTCTGGGACCGGTGGTGGGCCTTCTGA
- a CDS encoding type IV pilus twitching motility protein PilT: protein MSMNDLLILMVQKKASDLHLTVGAPPALRVDGVLVQTNLDKMTPDVCQRLIYSLLSDVQKQRFESDNELDISFGIKGLGRVRMNVFRQRGSVGAALRSVPSRFMSFEELGLPPVINDIVNLPRGLVLVTGPTGSGKSTTLASLIDYINENRQCHIVTIEDPIEYIHFHKQSLVNQRELGTDTQSFASALKYVLRQDPDVILVGEMRDAETIAAAMTIAETGHLVFSTLHTNDAAGTVNRILDSFPPERQEQARSQLSFTLQAILSQCLMMHASGSGRVLAAELLLVTPAVRNLVREQKVEQIYLAMQTGSKTGMLTMNQCLLGLVHRGQITHATALEYSNDVDELRKSLPKEASSGF from the coding sequence ATCAGCATGAACGATTTGTTGATTTTGATGGTGCAGAAAAAGGCGTCCGATCTGCATTTGACCGTGGGCGCTCCGCCGGCCCTGCGGGTGGACGGGGTCTTGGTTCAAACCAACCTGGATAAAATGACGCCCGATGTGTGCCAGCGGCTCATTTATTCCCTGTTGTCGGACGTGCAAAAGCAGCGCTTCGAGTCGGACAACGAGCTGGACATCTCCTTTGGAATCAAGGGGTTGGGGCGGGTTCGGATGAACGTGTTTCGCCAGCGCGGCAGCGTGGGCGCGGCGCTCCGTTCGGTGCCGTCCCGGTTCATGAGTTTTGAGGAATTGGGTTTGCCGCCGGTGATCAACGACATCGTGAACCTGCCGCGGGGGTTGGTTTTGGTGACCGGACCGACGGGGTCGGGGAAATCCACGACCTTGGCCAGCCTCATCGACTACATCAACGAGAACCGCCAATGCCACATCGTGACCATCGAAGACCCCATCGAATACATTCACTTCCACAAACAGTCGCTGGTCAATCAGCGCGAGCTGGGCACCGACACCCAAAGTTTTGCCTCGGCCCTCAAATACGTCCTCCGGCAGGACCCGGACGTGATCCTGGTCGGCGAAATGCGGGACGCCGAAACGATCGCCGCGGCCATGACCATCGCGGAAACGGGCCACCTGGTGTTTTCAACCCTCCACACCAACGACGCCGCCGGCACGGTTAACCGGATCCTGGATTCTTTCCCGCCGGAACGTCAGGAGCAAGCCCGCAGCCAGTTGTCTTTTACCCTGCAGGCCATTTTGAGCCAATGCTTGATGATGCACGCGTCGGGTTCGGGGCGCGTGCTCGCGGCCGAACTGCTCCTGGTCACTCCCGCGGTTCGCAATCTGGTGCGCGAACAGAAAGTCGAGCAAATTTATTTGGCCATGCAGACGGGCAGTAAAACCGGAATGCTGACCATGAACCAGTGCCTGCTCGGGTTGGTTCACCGCGGCCAAATCACCCACGCGACGGCGTTGGAATACTCCAACGACGTGGATGAATTGCGCAAATCGCTTCCGAAGGAAGCGTCGTCGGGGTTCTAA